One genomic region from Evansella sp. LMS18 encodes:
- the flgK gene encoding flagellar hook-associated protein FlgK, with protein MTSTFHGLETARRALATQQAALHTTGHNIANANTPGYTRQRVNFTQTEAFPSPSFNKPGIPGQIGTGVKAGEIQRVREAFLDTQLRTESNKHGYWEGRHTALHKMEDIMNEPTENGLANTMDRFWQSLQDLAVHPEDSGARSVVRERGIALAETFNHTYESLEAIQRDYQNQIGVQTNKVNSLLTQINNINKQIAGVEPHGYLANDLYDQRDLLVDELSQYINIKVEQVGSGGLSKEVADGRYTIKLLNDEGKETGFTLVDGRSLESNEIHFTYAGEDGSGPVNGIFIAPAKIMDDIDHVNELHGDSRAIFLESMEDFNSPGKLWATIEAYGYNDKSGNEKGLYPDMMKELDLMAATFAAEFNAVHSTGWSMSEIEEGTKSGYNFFAFAEVTGQPSINPDTGNIAGAAKRLMLHSDMEDLNNIAASGAARNGVEREEAFSGDGSNALALAGVKDATLNFGSTRTNIQTYYQGVIGEMAVKTNEAERMTKNTAVLKDSVEERRQSVSGVSLDEEMSNLIQFQHAYNAAARNITTVDEMLDRIINGMGVVGR; from the coding sequence ATGACTTCTACGTTTCACGGACTTGAGACCGCCCGCCGCGCTCTTGCGACTCAGCAGGCGGCACTTCATACAACCGGACATAATATTGCCAATGCCAACACTCCAGGCTATACACGGCAGCGTGTGAATTTTACCCAGACCGAAGCCTTTCCGTCCCCCAGCTTCAATAAACCAGGTATACCGGGGCAGATCGGTACGGGTGTAAAAGCCGGCGAGATTCAGCGGGTAAGGGAAGCATTCCTCGATACGCAGTTACGGACGGAAAGCAATAAGCACGGCTACTGGGAAGGCAGGCACACGGCTCTCCACAAAATGGAAGATATTATGAATGAGCCTACGGAGAACGGCCTTGCCAATACGATGGACCGTTTCTGGCAGTCGCTGCAGGATCTTGCCGTTCATCCGGAAGATTCCGGCGCCCGTTCAGTCGTAAGGGAGCGGGGAATCGCATTAGCTGAAACATTTAACCATACATACGAGTCACTGGAAGCGATCCAGCGCGATTATCAAAACCAGATTGGTGTGCAGACGAATAAAGTTAATTCTCTTTTAACACAGATCAATAATATAAATAAGCAAATTGCCGGTGTGGAACCACATGGGTATCTGGCGAACGATTTGTATGACCAGCGGGATCTCCTTGTAGATGAACTTTCCCAATACATAAACATAAAAGTGGAGCAGGTTGGCAGTGGCGGACTTTCAAAAGAAGTGGCCGACGGAAGATATACCATTAAGCTTTTGAATGACGAGGGAAAAGAGACGGGCTTTACACTTGTGGACGGCAGAAGCCTTGAATCGAATGAAATCCATTTTACTTACGCAGGTGAAGATGGCAGCGGGCCGGTGAACGGAATTTTTATCGCACCTGCAAAAATAATGGATGATATTGACCATGTAAATGAATTGCACGGAGACAGCCGGGCTATTTTCCTGGAAAGTATGGAGGATTTTAATTCACCAGGGAAATTATGGGCGACAATCGAGGCCTACGGATACAACGATAAATCAGGGAATGAAAAGGGACTTTATCCGGATATGATGAAGGAACTTGACCTCATGGCGGCGACTTTTGCCGCTGAATTTAATGCTGTACACAGTACAGGCTGGAGTATGTCAGAGATTGAGGAAGGAACAAAATCCGGCTACAACTTTTTTGCCTTTGCTGAAGTTACAGGGCAGCCTTCGATCAATCCTGATACAGGAAATATAGCAGGAGCGGCAAAGCGCCTTATGCTCCACAGCGATATGGAGGATCTTAATAATATTGCCGCTTCAGGTGCTGCAAGAAACGGAGTGGAAAGGGAAGAAGCTTTTTCGGGAGACGGCTCGAATGCACTCGCACTTGCTGGGGTTAAGGATGCTACGCTTAATTTCGGCAGTACGAGGACAAACATCCAGACATATTATCAGGGTGTTATCGGGGAAATGGCAGTAAAGACAAATGAAGCAGAGCGGATGACGAAAAACACAGCTGTGTTAAAAGACTCTGTGGAGGAGCGGCGCCAGTCTGTCAGCGGAGTTTCCCTTGATGAGGAAATGTCCAATCTGATCCAGTTCCAGCATGCATACAACGCGGCCGCAAGAAACATAACAACGGTTGACGAAATGCTCGACCGGATCATTAACGGTATGGGAGTAGTCGGCCGTTAA
- a CDS encoding ComF family protein codes for MGKLKKMSRWTNEFLGNRNLCLVCLERFDTPAGWRWALGIEERTSVCGKCSSKMERITEVICHICGRPPSSGVNRSGAGKSNGKMLRCYDCERWAKEEPWDTKPFIHQSLYSYNPFMQEVLAQFKYRGDSELARVFSEDLVKLARTLGKFDIVTTIPLNEKRQWERAFNQGELLAAPFSPVELLQRSGVASGEKQSKRSREERLAALKGVFTLLETGAPIDLTGKSILIVDDIYTTGTTLRSAGAELYKAGAACIFAVTVARATGEK; via the coding sequence GTGGGGAAGCTGAAAAAAATGAGCCGCTGGACGAATGAGTTTTTAGGAAATCGAAATTTGTGCCTTGTCTGTCTGGAGAGGTTCGACACTCCGGCAGGCTGGCGATGGGCATTGGGAATCGAGGAAAGGACTTCCGTGTGTGGAAAATGCAGCAGTAAAATGGAGCGGATTACAGAAGTGATCTGCCATATATGCGGCAGGCCGCCTTCTTCGGGGGTAAACAGGAGTGGTGCCGGCAAAAGTAACGGCAAAATGCTCAGGTGTTATGACTGTGAACGGTGGGCGAAGGAGGAGCCATGGGACACCAAGCCATTTATCCACCAGTCCCTTTATTCCTATAACCCCTTTATGCAGGAGGTTCTCGCGCAATTTAAATACCGGGGCGATAGTGAGCTTGCCCGGGTTTTTTCAGAGGATCTTGTGAAGCTCGCCAGGACACTGGGAAAGTTTGATATTGTCACTACGATTCCTTTGAATGAAAAACGGCAATGGGAAAGAGCTTTTAACCAGGGGGAACTGCTGGCAGCCCCTTTTTCCCCGGTGGAACTTCTTCAGCGTTCCGGTGTTGCTTCAGGTGAAAAACAGAGTAAGCGCTCCCGGGAGGAAAGGCTTGCTGCTTTAAAAGGAGTGTTTACTCTTTTGGAGACAGGGGCTCCCATAGATCTCACAGGGAAATCGATATTAATAGTCGACGATATTTACACCACTGGAACCACATTACGAAGTGCGGGAGCGGAGCTTTATAAAGCAGGGGCGGCCTGTATTTTTGCAGTAACGGTTGCACGGGCAACAGGCGAAAAATAG
- a CDS encoding flagellar protein FlgN gives MPKGVMRLARELLTIFQAMTVLHEEFNKKALEKQEAVKSGNIAGLDQIIKDESMLVSKLRKLEHTREQTVRMWMQERGIVSEDVTMEHLLQFFPEEDRKTLQYWQRRLITEINKLKEQNEFNQQLIEESLRFVNMSLDSLHPQKGYGNYNRPGIKTTGKDDYEAGGRSLFDSKA, from the coding sequence ATGCCAAAGGGTGTGATGAGGTTGGCGAGAGAGCTGCTTACTATTTTTCAGGCGATGACGGTGCTGCACGAGGAATTTAATAAAAAGGCTTTGGAGAAGCAGGAGGCGGTGAAGTCAGGGAATATTGCCGGTCTTGACCAGATTATTAAGGACGAATCCATGCTGGTTTCCAAGCTGAGAAAACTGGAACATACCCGTGAGCAGACAGTGAGAATGTGGATGCAGGAAAGAGGGATTGTAAGCGAGGATGTGACGATGGAGCATCTGCTTCAGTTTTTCCCGGAAGAAGACCGGAAAACTCTTCAGTACTGGCAGCGGCGCCTCATCACCGAGATCAACAAGCTAAAGGAACAAAACGAGTTCAACCAGCAGCTGATTGAAGAATCGCTCCGTTTTGTGAATATGTCTCTAGACTCTCTTCACCCGCAGAAAGGATACGGAAACTACAACCGGCCTGGCATCAAAACCACTGGCAAAGATGATTATGAGGCTGGCGGCCGTTCCCTTTTTGATTCCAAAGCTTAA
- a CDS encoding TIGR03826 family flagellar region protein, with translation MVGSLSNCPVCGSLFVKGIRSVCQDCHQAVEERFEKVYTFIRRRENRTATIEETEEATGVAKDEIVQFIRQGRIQIAQFPNLGYPCEKCGTFIREGRLCNDCGHEIRSSLSQLDRNKAFENRKAEREKKKIQTYHSLNERFRK, from the coding sequence GTGGTGGGCAGCTTAAGCAATTGTCCGGTTTGCGGCAGTTTATTTGTAAAGGGAATAAGATCCGTCTGCCAGGACTGCCATCAGGCAGTGGAAGAACGGTTTGAAAAAGTATATACATTTATCCGGCGGCGGGAGAACCGGACAGCAACAATAGAGGAGACTGAGGAAGCAACAGGTGTGGCTAAGGATGAGATTGTACAGTTCATAAGACAGGGAAGGATACAGATCGCTCAGTTTCCAAATCTGGGCTACCCTTGTGAAAAATGCGGCACATTTATCCGTGAAGGAAGACTCTGCAATGACTGTGGTCACGAAATACGCTCATCTTTGAGTCAGCTCGATAGAAACAAAGCTTTCGAAAACAGGAAAGCAGAACGGGAAAAAAAGAAAATCCAGACCTACCATTCGCTGAATGAGAGGTTTCGGAAGTAG
- the flgM gene encoding flagellar biosynthesis anti-sigma factor FlgM codes for MKINPMHSVNAYRKQQAVSPKQQAAQPNKRDEVQISSDAKKMQQSSQVSLERQEKIRQLKEKIDNGTYKVDAHETARKFYDFWNEK; via the coding sequence ATGAAAATTAATCCGATGCATTCTGTAAATGCGTACAGGAAGCAGCAGGCGGTGAGCCCGAAACAGCAGGCTGCGCAGCCAAACAAGCGTGATGAGGTGCAAATTTCATCTGATGCGAAAAAAATGCAGCAGTCATCTCAGGTTTCACTGGAGCGTCAGGAGAAAATCAGGCAGCTGAAGGAAAAGATCGATAATGGTACTTATAAAGTGGACGCCCACGAAACTGCCCGGAAGTTTTATGACTTCTGGAATGAAAAATAA
- a CDS encoding DEAD/DEAH box helicase → MRFYPFALSVLNELPDKESATLQHLLPYTFQDSQFPVPDRAPDDSDKSIWLIPEIPAYLQAQNEEQPTEDINLHQFPRPYPLIDINEMKTHFYFPPPNPEFTPGKTIEEYLRGRRLLLDELPFPIEEIYEHIRNGFVHYHPGLIRKGRALQCQRCGNEDKELFGSFQCFRCKKECPYCRNCIMMGRVAGCTPLFSWVPDKDVTLQESGPHSRFNLKWTGNLSPFQKKASQRLQDFLTAFLNGSNERDTFMIWAVCGAGKTEMLFHSIEMALKGGLNVLIATPRTDVVLELEPRFKAAFPKTALKALYGGGEDRFSQGELTISTTHQLLRYYKAFDLVIIDEVDAFPYTVDEKLRYAVWQAGKDRRTTVYVTATPDEKMKKQAAEGKIASVKVARRFHGQPLPVPVPVWAGQWSKQLEKNRLPRPLLRWLRTHLEANKQIFLFVPKVSMLASVEKIIIGQFDVDTESVHSADERRREKVTSFREGKTKILVTTTILERGVTVKGVQVAVFGADDDIFTESALVQIAGRAGRSPDEPDGSVVYFHHGKTQEMLKAIRHITDMNELGEKEVLYEGIKNRGEAEKNEPLDE, encoded by the coding sequence TTGCGGTTTTATCCATTTGCTTTAAGTGTACTGAACGAACTGCCGGATAAGGAATCGGCCACTCTCCAACACTTGCTTCCTTATACTTTCCAGGATTCCCAGTTCCCCGTCCCTGACCGAGCCCCTGATGACAGTGACAAATCCATCTGGCTCATTCCTGAAATCCCAGCCTATCTTCAGGCCCAGAATGAAGAACAACCTACCGAAGACATTAACCTGCACCAGTTTCCACGGCCATACCCTCTGATTGACATCAACGAAATGAAAACCCACTTTTATTTTCCACCTCCAAATCCAGAATTCACGCCTGGCAAAACAATAGAAGAATATTTACGTGGCAGGCGGCTGCTCCTTGATGAACTTCCATTCCCAATAGAAGAAATATATGAGCATATAAGAAACGGTTTCGTTCACTACCACCCGGGGCTGATCAGGAAAGGAAGGGCTCTCCAATGCCAGCGATGTGGTAATGAGGACAAGGAATTATTCGGCAGTTTTCAGTGCTTTCGATGTAAAAAAGAATGTCCATACTGCCGGAACTGCATCATGATGGGGAGGGTGGCTGGCTGTACCCCTCTTTTTAGCTGGGTGCCTGATAAAGATGTAACACTGCAGGAGTCAGGCCCGCACTCCCGTTTCAATCTAAAATGGACAGGAAACCTTTCTCCGTTTCAGAAAAAAGCCTCTCAAAGACTCCAGGACTTTTTGACTGCATTTCTTAACGGTTCCAATGAACGTGACACTTTCATGATTTGGGCCGTATGTGGTGCCGGGAAAACCGAGATGCTTTTCCACAGTATTGAGATGGCGCTGAAGGGCGGGCTGAACGTGCTGATTGCTACACCGAGAACAGATGTGGTGCTGGAACTGGAACCCCGGTTCAAAGCAGCTTTCCCGAAAACTGCTTTGAAGGCTTTATATGGTGGAGGAGAAGACCGTTTTTCACAAGGAGAGCTTACAATCAGCACGACCCACCAGCTCCTCCGATATTATAAAGCGTTTGACCTCGTGATCATCGACGAGGTGGATGCTTTTCCGTACACAGTGGATGAGAAGCTTCGTTATGCGGTGTGGCAGGCTGGGAAGGACAGGCGGACTACCGTTTACGTGACGGCAACCCCCGATGAAAAAATGAAAAAGCAGGCTGCGGAAGGAAAAATCGCTTCTGTGAAGGTGGCGCGGAGATTTCACGGCCAACCATTACCAGTGCCGGTACCTGTCTGGGCTGGCCAGTGGAGCAAGCAGCTGGAAAAGAACCGCCTTCCCCGCCCTTTACTCCGGTGGCTCCGTACCCACCTTGAAGCAAACAAACAAATTTTCCTTTTTGTCCCGAAAGTCTCAATGCTGGCTTCTGTTGAAAAAATAATTATCGGCCAATTTGACGTGGATACAGAGTCTGTCCATTCCGCAGATGAAAGACGCCGTGAAAAGGTCACGAGCTTCCGTGAGGGAAAAACCAAAATTCTTGTTACCACTACAATTCTGGAACGGGGGGTTACTGTGAAAGGAGTACAGGTGGCTGTGTTTGGAGCCGATGATGATATTTTTACCGAATCGGCACTTGTGCAGATTGCCGGCCGAGCAGGGAGGAGCCCTGATGAGCCAGATGGCAGTGTTGTTTATTTCCATCATGGTAAGACACAGGAAATGCTTAAAGCAATCAGGCACATCACGGATATGAACGAGCTTGGGGAAAAAGAAGTTTTGTATGAGGGGATAAAAAACCGTGGGGAAGCTGAAAAAAATGAGCCGCTGGACGAATGA
- a CDS encoding transposase, producing the protein MRNRKRIWVPHLFHHVSNRGNRKEPIFRNVSDYIFFLDLLQRAHKLYSIEICAYCLMGNHYHLQLRSKHASLSTVMAFINKKYADHFNKKYNLTGHLFERKFFSKPAYDHRSNLNLSRYIHQNPVKADIVRRPEDYRWSSYSFFISKEESAIPPYMNVSPLLHHFPGSPLEKKQSYVEWARF; encoded by the coding sequence TTGAGAAATCGAAAAAGAATCTGGGTTCCTCACTTATTTCACCATGTATCAAACCGTGGAAACAGGAAGGAGCCGATTTTCAGAAATGTGAGTGACTATATATTTTTCCTCGACCTTCTCCAGCGCGCCCATAAGCTTTATTCCATCGAAATTTGCGCATACTGCCTCATGGGTAACCATTACCACCTGCAACTGCGCTCGAAACACGCCTCCCTTTCCACCGTCATGGCCTTCATCAACAAAAAATACGCAGACCACTTTAACAAGAAATACAATCTCACCGGCCATCTGTTCGAAAGAAAGTTTTTCTCCAAGCCCGCTTACGATCATCGAAGCAACCTCAACCTGAGCCGGTACATCCACCAGAACCCTGTGAAAGCAGATATTGTGAGACGTCCGGAAGACTACCGCTGGAGCAGCTACTCCTTTTTTATCTCAAAGGAAGAATCAGCCATTCCTCCATACATGAACGTCTCTCCCCTGCTTCATCACTTTCCAGGCTCTCCCTTAGAGAAAAAACAAAGCTATGTTGAATGGGCAAGATTTTAA
- a CDS encoding DegV family protein, translated as MSKIAIITDSTAYIPKEVRDENNISMVPLNVVFGEEAYKEEQDITTEQFYAEMKSKEQLPKTSQPAIGLFEEKYKELAKDHDEVIVITLSSGISGTYETAFSAAQMVEEEIKVHIFDSEISCMVQGFYVLKAAKLAGEGRSSVEILDTLEKMKESTRAYFMADDLSHLHRGGRLNGAQLFVGSLLKIKPVLHFENKVIVPYEKVRTEKKAMNLILGLLDEDAKKGTPIDITVIHANRPEKAEQLAEELRAKYSNANVIVSYFGPVIGTHLGEGSMGVGWSQ; from the coding sequence ATGAGTAAAATAGCGATCATTACCGACAGCACAGCTTACATCCCGAAAGAAGTAAGAGATGAAAACAATATTTCCATGGTGCCGCTTAACGTAGTGTTCGGAGAAGAAGCATATAAAGAAGAGCAGGATATTACGACAGAGCAGTTTTATGCGGAAATGAAATCGAAGGAACAGCTGCCGAAAACCTCTCAGCCGGCGATCGGGCTGTTTGAGGAGAAGTACAAGGAACTGGCAAAAGATCACGATGAAGTCATTGTTATCACTTTATCCAGCGGAATCAGCGGAACGTACGAAACGGCCTTCAGTGCCGCACAGATGGTTGAAGAAGAAATTAAAGTACATATTTTTGATTCGGAAATCAGCTGTATGGTCCAGGGCTTTTATGTGCTGAAAGCAGCGAAGCTTGCAGGTGAAGGACGTTCAAGTGTTGAAATTCTTGATACGCTTGAAAAAATGAAGGAGAGTACACGGGCATATTTTATGGCTGACGACCTGAGCCACCTTCATCGCGGCGGCCGGCTGAACGGCGCCCAGCTTTTCGTAGGGAGCCTGCTGAAAATTAAGCCTGTTCTGCACTTTGAAAACAAAGTGATTGTTCCGTATGAGAAGGTGCGTACGGAGAAAAAGGCGATGAACCTTATCCTGGGCCTCCTGGATGAAGATGCGAAAAAAGGCACACCAATCGATATCACCGTTATCCATGCCAACCGTCCGGAAAAAGCAGAGCAGCTTGCTGAAGAACTGCGTGCCAAATACAGCAATGCGAACGTAATCGTAAGCTACTTCGGACCTGTTATCGGTACCCACCTCGGTGAAGGAAGCATGGGAGTCGGTTGGTCGCAGTAA